The following are from one region of the Nicotiana tomentosiformis chromosome 7, ASM39032v3, whole genome shotgun sequence genome:
- the LOC104087372 gene encoding uncharacterized protein: MASKLLMITVFVLNLIAFGLAVAAERRRSTATIKEDGENNYSYCIYDSDISTGFGIGAFLFLLVSQLIIMLASRCFCCGKALSPGGSRACAVLLFIICWITFFIAEVCLLAGSVRNAYHTKYRSSYLIDDKPVSCETLRKGVFAAGAAFIFFTSIISQFYYVSYSKARGGAMPYAGEPGVGMAAYK, translated from the exons ATGGCTTCGAAGCTGTTAATGATAACTGTGTTCGTGTTGAATCTAATTGCTTTTGGTTTGGCCGTTGCTGCTGAGCGGAGAAGAAGCACT GCAACAATCAAAGAAGATGGTGAAAACAACTATAGTTATTGCATCTATGACTCCGACATATCAACTGGCTTCGGTATTGGTGCCTTCTTATTTCTCTTGGTTAGTCAATTAATTATAATGTTGGCGAGCCGTTGCTTCTGTTGTGGAAAGGCTTTGAGCCCTGGAGGTTCAAGGGCTTGTGCTGTTCTCTTATTCATCATATGCTG GATTACATTTTTCATTGCTGAGGTCTGCTTGTTGGCTGGTTCAGTTAGGAATGCTTATCACACCAAGTACCGATCATCATACTTGATTGACGACAAGCCTGTGTCTTGTGAAACTCTGAGAAAAGGAGTTTTTGCAGCTGGAGCAGCTTTCATTTTCTTCACCAGCATAATCTCCCAGTTCTACTATGTGTCCTACTCCAAGGCTAGGGGTGGCGCCATGCCATATGCTGGAGAACCTGGTGTAGGCATGGCAGCCTATAAATGA
- the LOC138895537 gene encoding uncharacterized protein, which produces MVETEKEAAQASLQTQDLWVLYTSGASNASGSGLGLVLEVPTGKIIHRCIRFPDMSNNEAEYEAAILGLRLALKNGAKRLKLHCDYQLVVNQVTGTFQIKEQRLQKYQTEICRLLPISTNASSTKSHKLRTSMQTASTNWPPPPEALRLVTRA; this is translated from the coding sequence ATGGTTGAGACAGAAAAGGAAGCCGCTCAAGCTTCTCTTCAAACACAggacctctgggtcctatacaccAGTGGCGCATCCAATGCCTCTGGGTCCGGACTAGGACTTGTGCTCGAGGTTCCCACTGGCAAAATAATTCATCGATGCATAAGGTTCCCAGATATGagtaacaatgaggccgagtatgaggctgcAATATTAGGGTTGAGACTAGCACTCAAGAATGGGGCGAAGCGGTTAAAACTGCATTGTGATTATCAGCTCGTGGTTAACCAAGTAACTGGCactttccaaatcaaagaacaGAGGTTGCAAAAATATCAAACCGAGATCTGCAGATTGCTGCCAATTTCGACGAATGCCAGCTCGACCAAATCCCACAAACTTAGAACATCGATGCAGACGGCCTCGACAAATTGGCCGCCGCCACCAGAAGCATTACGACTGGTGACAAGAGCGTAG